The DNA region CTTCTTTTGCCCAAAACCTAAGCTAAGCTTAATTACAAATAAGAAAAATATACATTTTCTAAACATTTCTGTCAATTCGCAAATACAATTAAAGGCTTATATATGAATAGCGCAATCAAGATTGAAAAATATTTAATAATAATTAATAATACTCCATAAGAATCTAAATTTAGATTCTTATGGAGTATTATATAAATAAATCCTATAACTTAATTAATGGGACATAACTATTTAGTCCTTCACTGTTCGTGTACCTTATCAAATACAAGCCTGCTGCCAAATCAATGGAAACCGTATAATCTGGACCAGAAAAGTTTCCAGAATAAATAAGTTTCGATGAAAAATTATACAGTTCAAAAATTGTCTCCTTTAATTTTGATCGAATTAGAAATTCTCGTCCTGATAAAGGATTAGGAATAATAATAAGCTCTGTTAATTGCTTAATCGATGAATTGTTTTTTTTCTCAATTCGATAATCAAGGTTATCACAATCAGGCGCTGAAAAATAAAGAACCTTGAAACAGCTTGGATCACAGTCACAAGCAGAAGTACTACATTTATAAACTGTAATATATATATCGTCATTAAATGGCCCGAAAGGATTGGCAAAGCTACCCTGAAAATAATTATCATTTCCCGTATTTCCTGGATCTCCAAATGCAAAACATTCATAACATAAATATCCCGGCCCGCTTCCAGATGTTGAATCAAGTTCAATATAAAATACAGTCCCTTCTTCGGCACAAGATATTTCTTTTAGGTATACCTCAAGTTCACAGTCTTCATTATTTGAACAAGGTTTAGGAGGGCAGACCCGAATTGTTGAAATGCAACCAACCCCACCAACAAGGGTAAATTCCACACATTCAGGTCCAATATATCCCGGTACATCAATTGTATAAATAGTATTATAACTATAACCAGTACCTATACCAGTAATGTCAAATGTTCCAGACATACCTAAAACTTTAATATCAAATGTCCACGTATCATCTGCAATGCTGTATGATCCATTATCGTCGCAAGTAATATTACTTATAGTTGTCCTATAGAATTTGTTGCAACCGGAACAGAAGTTAGGAGGTGTTATAATAAACGTGTCAATACAATTTGCGAATTTGATCGTAAGCATCCAGCTCCCTTCTTGAATAAAAAACGGACCCAAATTGAAAGTACCATCTCCTGTATCTGCCTTGATGACATAATGCCCAGATTCATTTGGATACGGATCATCCAGCCATCTTTCAATAGTAAAGGTATCACCATGTAAATTAGACAGATCGACCTGAACATAATAATAATCATCGGAGATTAATGTACTTGTATTATTATCCTGACATGAACCCGAAATCACATCCACCTCATATTTTTCGTATTCCCCCGGGCAAATTTCAATAGCGTTAGTGAATACAGGATCGAGAATATTATAAACAGAGCTAAAGTATAAAGCAGCAAACAACTCAACACATGTATCTCCAAAAACTGATAATGGAATATCAAAACAAAATTGTTGATTGACATCATCTATTACAAGATTATAGATCGAATAATTTAAAATTTTAATAGAGTCCAAATCCCATGTGCCACATACTGTTGGCAATTCGTAACTGCCACAAAAGCTGATCGTATCCAAGCAACCATTATAGCTGATTCCTAAACCATTTCCGTCAGGAGGATGATTATCATATAATTTCGCCGAACCAAATGCACTACCATCACACTCCTCACATATACCATCTACATATGCATAACCAAAATGAAGGCCACATCCACAATCAGCAGCTATGATTTCCAATGTCGCAATGCTGTCAATCATGTTTTTAGGTATTTTAATTCTATGACAGGTCCAATCTATGGCATCAATTTCTGAATACTCACATAAAGTATCTGCATAATTGTCCTCACAACTCAAAATCGAAGCATCAAAACATAAATCATTAACTGGCGCCCGATCACATTTAATACTAAAAAAAGGTTGTGAGTTTGTGTGCAACGAAGGATTTTCCAATATGGCTGCAAACCATACTGTAAATTCTCTGTTTTCATTCGTAACTTTAAATCTCTTTATTAATTTGTTAGCGTCAAAATGTCCATTACAAATTGAATCTGTATGTCCATACCGATTGTTAATTAGTGCAGCTTTGGAACCAAATTTAGTTCTATTTATACCAACCAAGGTGTCTACTCCGCTCGTTACTATCTCAAATCTACGAAAAGTTGGCAAGGATGAATTGCTCCAAGTAACCGGAGTACCACTAGAGAGTGGCGTGCAATCATCACTTCCACTTGTATAGGTGGCTGTCTTACCAAAGTAATATGTAAAATTACTTTCAAATCCACCATTATCGCAGATAAGTGTGTCTTGACCTTTCGATATTCCAGGCAACAGAATCATAAGCAGGAATACAGCTTGTTTAATAATACCTACGAAGCATTTCGTAGAATGGGGGGGGTAATTGTGTTACCCTTTAAAAAAAACTTTCTCATGATATTGAGTTTTTGGTAAATAAATAAAGACATTTTGGCTTGATTCGAATACTCAAAAACGGATAATTAAATCAGGGCTAACTTTTATCCCGACACTAATATATGGATTTGTACATAACCTGCATCATTTTTTGTGTTAAATTAATAATTTTAAGTCAAAAATCAGGGTTTACCCTTATAAAAATTTTTATTATAAATCGTTAAACAGACAAGTTTTTCATCCTTAACATTCCTTCTTCTTCTGAATTCACCAAAGATGGTGCATCTCATCCATAATCACAATATCCAAAAGCTTAAACCAAAGTATGGTCTCCTAAACTGTATAAAATGAATATTCTATTTCGCAAAGCGCAAGGAATAATATTCAGATCCAAAAGAGAATACGCGTCAACAGGCCCATTTTCAAGAGTCCATCAGATGTAGGATTTATGCAATTAATAAAAATAATTGTATAACTTATAACATTTCGTATATACTACCTTTCCAATTGAAATGAAAAAGTTTTTTCATTAAAATCAAAGCGTATATGTATCAATTAAAAAAGAAATTATTATTAATAGCATTAAGTGGCATCCTGGTTTTTGCAGGTTGCGCCTCTTTAAATAAAACCAAGAAAGGCGCCATCATAGGAACCGCTGCAGGCGCTGGAATGGGTGCCGTGATTGGAAAGGTAACAGGAAACACTGCTCTAGGTGCCATTATTGGTGCGGCTGTTGGCGGAACTGCCGGAGCCCTTATTGGCAATAAAATGGACAAACAAGCTGAACAAATCAAAGATGCCGTTCCGGATGCAAAAGTTATCCGCGTTGGTGAGGGCATCGTTGTAGAATTTTCAAGCAGTGTATTGTTTGCTTTCGACAAATCGAATTTATCAAATGATGCAAAATCCAACCTGGATAAATTAGTGACCGTTTTAAATACCTATCCCGATACGGATATCGAAATACAGGGGCACACCGATAGCAAAGGGAGCAAATCCTACAACCAAAATCTTTCTGTGCAAAGGGCGAGCGCCGTTTCCAGCTATTTAATAACCAAAAATGTAACCAGTCGTCGATTAAGCGTCATTGGGTTCGGTGAAATGCTCCCGAAGTATTTAAACGATAATGATGATGGACGCGATAAAAACCGCAGAGTAGAATTTTTAGTAGCAGCAAATGAAAAATGAAAGCAGATGCTAAATTACAATCAGGCCAATAAATTAAAATGAATCAAAATACAAAAATGAAAATGAAACGAATGCATATATTACTCATGCTCCTGTCGGCCGCGACCTTCGCCTTAGCTCAAGATTCAGGAAGCAATAAAATGAGATTTGCCCTTCTGGGAGGAGTCAATTTACAGACTTTAAACGGCAAGGATTTCAATGGCGATAAATTTGATAATGATTTGATCACCGGATTTCACATTGGAGTCAATGCACAAATTCCCATTGTCCCGGATTTCTATTTTCAACCCGGACTGTTGTTTACCACCAAAGGAGCCAAATCGACTGATGGAGATATCACAAGCACTTTCAAGCTTTCGTATGTAGAGCTGCCTTTAAATCTGGTCTATAAGGCTGCTTTGGGCAATGGATTTATACTGCTCGGCTTTGGGCCCTATGTGGCTTATGGTATCTCCGGAAAAGCCATCTATGAAAATGAATCTACTTCTGAAAAGATCGAAATGGATGTGGAGTTTAAAAAAGTAGAAATCAACGACCCCTGTATTAAGTCCCTATTTCAAAGCCTTTGATGCGGGTGGAAATATTTTTGTCAGCCGAAATGGCAGGCTGGATTTCATGCAATTGAATACACAATTTGGTATGCTTAAAATCAATCCGGATGATGATCGCATTCCTGGAGGAGAACTTTCCATTAAAAATACAGGATTTGGTCTTTCGCTCGGTTACAGGTTTTGAAATCTGTGGGTAGAATCCTAATAAATAAACAACTCCGGGAATTTTAGGATTCGTGCCTGTCGAGTCCTCTACTAAAATTAAGATCGCATCTTATCTTTCTAAAAAATGAAAAGAATCCAATGTTGCTTCCGGAACATTGACTCTTCTATTTATCTTCAAGACCAAGGATATCACCATCTAATGAGCTAGCCCATTACCTGTCAGTAAACACAACTTGCTTATAATTCTGATATTGCATCCGTTGACTCCACAACACAAATAAAGATTAAATGAAAGTTTAAGACATCTGCTTCAGCAGTGGCTGATTAAATTTAAATGGATCTGGTTGTAATGACCACGCGCTGATCCCAAGAAGATTTTGGCCCTGTAGTTCATCAGAAAACAACCAATCTACCACCAAAGCATGAACCTCACAACAAATCCAATATAAAGATTCCGACTTAAGGGCAGGGTTTGCTTACCTTTCGCGGCATACCGTCTCCATCAGAAAAACCTGTTTGCAACACATCCGCAAACAGGTCCAATATTCTTCAATAAAATCAATGAATTTTAAAACAAATTCAATTTATCAACGGGATTTTAAACGGAGTCCTTTTCCTATTAGATCGCGAATGGCATCTATGATACCCGATCATCAATGAGAACATTTACAGACGTACGTTGGAGTTTATTAATGATATGTATTAAAGGTTTTATCCCCTATTAACCTCAAACTCAAAAACAGCTAATCACTGCTCAAGAATTGCTTTTGATCTCCTACGGCATCATCCCTATCTATTATAAGAAAGGCTCGTGTTTTATTTTCAATAGACTCCCAACTTCAGAAATCTGTAAGGATCTCCGTAAAAAGCCAGAATTGCTGATTGAAAGCGCTAAGGTCTTTTAAAAGTGTCGATGGATTTACATTTGCATGCAAATCACAGTTGCAGAGCTTTACAAATTCATGAAAGCTATAAAATTTCAAAAATCAAACCTGAACCTTGTCAAATCGAAACAATACCAAATGCCCTCAACAACCAGATGATGACAATAATAACGGCAACAACATTGAGGATACTTTTGATCTTTTGATCCATTGGTACAAAGTTATTAACAAGCCATAATATGACTCCAACAACAATCAGCACAATAAGTATATTTAATAGTGGCATATGAAAATTCTTGTCTACCTTCATAGTTACATTACCTTGTGCAGCAGGCACTACAGATGAATTTAGGAAGGCTATTTTTTTAGCACAAGATGGAAGCGCAAGCAGCAATAGAATTGAAAGGCTATAGTAAAATATGAAATTTATTTGTTTCATAAATGTAAATGTTCTCATATTGATTCATATTTATAAGGTGAAATAAATGTAATTCCGAAGTGATTTTACACTTTGATACTCTTTAGAAATCTATAAGTCCGAAAACCTGCAGCAACCAAAGTATTACTACAATGACAGCTACTGTATTGAGTATGTTTTAATTTTGTTGTCCATGGAATATAATTATTAATCAGCCAGAGAACAAAACCAGCAACAATTAATACGATTAAAACATTGAAAATTGGCATAACTGATTTTTAAGAATTTATTTAGATGATTGTTTAAGCTAAAACTTTTTCGTGCGCAAGAGTAAGAGAAAATACCCGCTACCAATAAAACAGCACCCAAGTATGGCGACAATTCTACAAAGTTATTCTTTTTGTTTCTATTTGTACAGGCCCTATTTCAACCAATTTCTCCAGTCGTTTGATAATTAAAGCCATTATAAGCAATCATAATAACACCAATGATAATTAATATCAGGCCGGGTACTTTTGTTTGCATGTGGTACTATATTTTTTTAAAAAATTATTACGAGAGAATGATTTATGAATGAATGAATGTGCGAGAAACAGAGCAGTCGTTGCATTCATTGCTAATTTTAATATGTGGAAGTAACTGTTGGATTTTAAATACCAAAATAATAACCCTTGTATATGCAGGTAGAAAAAAGCATTTTATAATACGAATTTTATTATCAATAAGTATTTTCCGATTTTATAAAATGGATTACTCATACAAAGCTCAAACTCTTCTACCTCAAGTGCTTAAATGACTTCATTCGTTTATAAAGTGTTATTTAAACACAAAATTACCTTAAAGCAAAAGCACTAACAATAATATTATGAGGAGAATGCCACCAAGAGAAAGATAAACACCTCCTCCATTTGCTTTTGAGTTCTGATTTTATGGCTTTTCACCTCATCGCGCAATTCCTTTTTTGGATGGCTGATAATCCTCTTTTATCCATTTTTTTTAATTTCCGTCAGCCTTGCATTCAAAGTTTTAGCAACATCCGCTTCAGATATTTTTTATTTCTTCTTTTCGCTGGGAATGGCATCGACAGATGCTGTCAATTGCGCTGACAAAGCGGGTATGAGCCCAAAGAACAAGGCACTCATCAAAATAAAATTTGAATTAGTTTTTCATGATACTGATTTTCTTCTGAGACTTTATCTATCCCAACAATGTAAATATCCGATAAGCAATGTGTGCTGACGTTATACAATCCCAGTAAAAACTTACATTAATCCTACTTCCAGGACAAATCACAAGTCGAATTTTTCAATGTATATAATCCATTATTTGATCTCCCATCAATTTATGCTCTCAACCTTTTCAAAATCGATAAACACCTGCACCTCCATTTACTAACTTCATTACGAGCTTGCTCCAGTGAATTTACGACTGTATCAGAATTCTGAATCCCACCTTAGCACAGACTCGAAAGTTCGAGCAGCAGCGTACCTACTGAATTTTGCAGCATTGGCTTCACCGCCTATATAGTCCCACATATTTTCTGTTTAATCAAATCAGACCATTATAAATCAATCGATTTAACAAGGCATAAGCCCTCTCCTTTTCAGATTAAAACTCCCCTCCAAGTTTATCGCAAAGTTGAAATTGACGGTACTTAGTTTCCCATCCCGGAAAACTTCTAATCTCACTGATTAACTGTTGGCCTTTTGTTGATCTCCAAACTTCAATTCAAAAATAACTTTCGGGAGATGTTGCTTAAGAATGGTAAGCGTTTCGTCAACTAGTTCTGCAGTATCTGCTACCGCTTCCAGCATATTCTTTCCGATGCTTCTCAGGTATTTGAAGGGCAGATTAACACCAGAAACTAATTCTTTGAGAATGTCAAAAAACTTCTTGAAACCAACCATTGAGCTTAAGTTTACTTTTAAGATCTCAAATTTAATAATTAAACTTGGTTTATAAAACAATTCTAAAAGTATATGAGGCCTTACTTAAACCATTGTCGCAAAAATGAACCTACGCAAATCCTAAAAAAGCTATTGGAAATGAAACAACAAAGGAAAGATAAAAATTACGATCAAAGCCCAAACAAGATATATAGGCAAATACCTTGCAATAACGATTTCAACTCTTGAGCTTATAAATTTCTCTTTAACACTTTGAAAGAGTTGATAGGTGAGCAGACATAAATGCAAACAACATCAAAACATTCCGAACCCAAACTAACCATTCGGCTGGGGGTCGCCCCCATTCTGAAATTCGGAAGAGAATGGCTGAAAGCGCAATTGCATTTACAATAATGCGTGATGCCGGTTAAGGCTAATAATAAATAATGTCCGGACTTACTTGTTGAATTGTGTGGATCCGCTGAAATTGAAAAAAATACAAGTGCCAACGCCGATGAGCAATACATTAAATAAGAGAAGAAATTCCCTGTCACTTATGGGGTCTTTCCTGTGTACACCACTGATATGAGATAAACGACGAGCAGGACGAGGACGAGGGGCGTAAAGATTTTGGCACACAGGTGCTAACGTTTTGACGAGTTGCGGATTCGATTATACCAGATACGCTCCCAATATGGGGAACTGCAGGAAGCCAAATGCCAGGATGTATTTTCAAAAAATGGCTCTACATTAATGCCTATAAGTTCGAAGAGTCCAAACAACAGCCGTTAGTAATCCCCCTGAAATCAACACAACCGCTATGGATCACCAGGAGTTCGCCGTTGAACCGCAAAAATCCAAACGTTTCTGAACATCCCCAAACGCTGACCCGGTAAAAGCATAAGCAAGGACAGCCCAAAGCACAAGAGGCAAATGAATACAGGCAAGAATCAAGGTATCGCTGGGCAAAATATTGTGGAGCGTATTGATGTAGATAGCAGAAATCAGGAAAATTAAAAAAACAATACCCAGACTTTTTAAGACAAACGTTTTTCCAGGCGGTAAAACGTCAAAGTTGGAAACACCAAGGCCCAAATTTCGGGGATAAAAATAATCCTCTGAAATGCCCGTAAAGTGGGGAATTTTTGCAAATTAATCCCGAAATAATAATGGCCAGCAATACCAAGAGCAATTCCTTTGAAGAGCCCCAGGACAACACCTTCTTTCAAAATTTAAACGTTCGTTCAAAAACGAGTTGATTTGGGAAGCTTTGATTTCGGGATATAAATGGTTGAATTCACCTTTGAATTGGGATTTATCCTTCGGTACAATTTTTCAAGTTCCCCCGGGAAAATCCAGATTTTTTGAATTTCGGTTCTCATCGGCGGGATTGCTGCAAGTGTTTGGGTTTCCATTTTTTAAATTCAGTTTAATATTTTTTAAAGTACTTTGTTTTTCAAAGTTAATAAATAAAAAAATTCAATTTGATTTCCTAATCAGTTTTTCAAGAGCATCGAGATGTTCG from Saprospiraceae bacterium includes:
- a CDS encoding T9SS type A sorting domain-containing protein gives rise to the protein MILLPGISKGQDTLICDNGGFESNFTYYFGKTATYTSGSDDCTPLSSGTPVTWSNSSLPTFRRFEIVTSGVDTLVGINRTKFGSKAALINNRYGHTDSICNGHFDANKLIKRFKVTNENREFTVWFAAILENPSLHTNSQPFFSIKCDRAPVNDLCFDASILSCEDNYADTLCEYSEIDAIDWTCHRIKIPKNMIDSIATLEIIAADCGCGLHFGYAYVDGICEECDGSAFGSAKLYDNHPPDGNGLGISYNGCLDTISFCGSYELPTVCGTWDLDSIKILNYSIYNLVIDDVNQQFCFDIPLSVFGDTCVELFAALYFSSVYNILDPVFTNAIEICPGEYEKYEVDVISGSCQDNNTSTLISDDYYYVQVDLSNLHGDTFTIERWLDDPYPNESGHYVIKADTGDGTFNLGPFFIQEGSWMLTIKFANCIDTFIITPPNFCSGCNKFYRTTISNITCDDNGSYSIADDTWTFDIKVLGMSGTFDITGIGTGYSYNTIYTIDVPGYIGPECVEFTLVGGVGCISTIRVCPPKPCSNNEDCELEVYLKEISCAEEGTVFYIELDSTSGSGPGYLCYECFAFGDPGNTGNDNYFQGSFANPFGPFNDDIYITVYKCSTSACDCDPSCFKVLYFSAPDCDNLDYRIEKKNNSSIKQLTELIIIPNPLSGREFLIRSKLKETIFELYNFSSKLIYSGNFSGPDYTVSIDLAAGLYLIRYTNSEGLNSYVPLIKL
- a CDS encoding OmpA family protein; translation: MYQLKKKLLLIALSGILVFAGCASLNKTKKGAIIGTAAGAGMGAVIGKVTGNTALGAIIGAAVGGTAGALIGNKMDKQAEQIKDAVPDAKVIRVGEGIVVEFSSSVLFAFDKSNLSNDAKSNLDKLVTVLNTYPDTDIEIQGHTDSKGSKSYNQNLSVQRASAVSSYLITKNVTSRRLSVIGFGEMLPKYLNDNDDGRDKNRRVEFLVAANEK
- a CDS encoding outer membrane beta-barrel protein, coding for MKMKRMHILLMLLSAATFALAQDSGSNKMRFALLGGVNLQTLNGKDFNGDKFDNDLITGFHIGVNAQIPIVPDFYFQPGLLFTTKGAKSTDGDITSTFKLSYVELPLNLVYKAALGNGFILLGFGPYVAYGISGKAIYENESTSEKIEMDVEFKKVEINDPCIKSLFQSL